One region of Chlorogloeopsis sp. ULAP01 genomic DNA includes:
- a CDS encoding metallophosphoesterase family protein, giving the protein MNKWAIISGIEGNLAAYKAVIADIQRQNRSIEALYILGDIVGPTRESEQVVELVRQPQFGELEPLVCKGWWEEQCLILHGLGAIGEPTELMAKYGGETVKLLWECVSRQTVQWIRSLDFGFFELDCLLIHGTTVSVDEELTPETSPIIMCDRLMRMQAHNLFCGRSGLTFQYQLQAGSITAGVTTLDSKASPQTVNLTPRQIIGVGNVGRTPGEATYTLYNPSTNHVEFRTVRYGISKGFEVNKIKVG; this is encoded by the coding sequence ATGAATAAATGGGCAATTATAAGTGGAATTGAGGGTAATTTGGCAGCTTATAAAGCAGTAATAGCAGATATTCAGCGTCAAAATCGTTCAATTGAAGCATTATATATTCTTGGCGATATAGTGGGGCCAACACGAGAATCTGAACAGGTGGTAGAACTTGTACGTCAACCCCAATTTGGAGAATTAGAACCTTTGGTTTGCAAAGGATGGTGGGAAGAACAGTGTTTGATTTTGCATGGGCTTGGTGCAATCGGTGAACCCACTGAGTTGATGGCAAAATATGGAGGAGAAACCGTTAAATTGCTGTGGGAGTGTGTCTCCCGTCAAACAGTGCAATGGATCAGAAGCCTAGATTTTGGGTTTTTTGAACTGGATTGTTTGTTAATTCATGGCACAACAGTATCTGTAGATGAGGAACTCACCCCAGAAACTTCTCCAATTATCATGTGCGATCGCCTGATGCGGATGCAAGCTCATAATTTATTTTGCGGTCGTTCTGGTTTAACTTTTCAATATCAACTGCAAGCAGGTTCCATCACCGCAGGAGTTACAACCCTTGATAGTAAAGCATCTCCCCAAACAGTCAATCTCACCCCACGTCAAATCATTGGGGTAGGCAATGTCGGGCGCACCCCAGGAGAAGCAACTTATACTCTCTACAACCCCAGCACAAATCACGTGGAATTTCGGACTGTACGATACGGGATAAGTAAGGGTTTTGAAGTTAACAAAATTAAGGTTGGTTAA
- a CDS encoding metalloregulator ArsR/SmtB family transcription factor — protein MTKPKPDDICQVRCFNTDLVAQVCEELPQDEILEDAHILFSALADKSRLKILYALSNAQELCVCDVASMLGVKVAAASHHLRKLRDLKILKYRNDGKLAYYSLKDQRIGDIINCVLKQIAI, from the coding sequence GTGACTAAGCCAAAACCAGATGACATCTGTCAAGTACGATGTTTCAATACAGACTTGGTCGCTCAAGTCTGTGAAGAATTACCACAGGATGAGATTCTGGAAGATGCTCATATACTCTTCAGCGCTTTAGCAGATAAATCTCGGCTCAAAATCCTTTATGCTCTTAGCAATGCTCAAGAACTCTGTGTCTGTGATGTAGCATCAATGCTGGGGGTTAAGGTGGCAGCAGCCTCCCATCATTTGCGAAAGCTACGTGACCTCAAGATACTCAAGTACAGAAATGATGGCAAGCTTGCGTATTATTCCTTAAAAGACCAGCGCATTGGTGACATTATTAACTGTGTTCTCAAGCAAATAGCAATTTAA
- a CDS encoding cation transporter, translating to MGDDCCQKKACELEKLRKQQSKVLWIVLLINSVMFVVEMLAGIKSASLSLTGDSLDMLGDALVYGSSLYVINKGRKAQAKSALLKGAIMFLSAVAVFARASYQLFAGSTPEVRVMSAVGFIALLANLLCLFLLTKHRNDNINLSSVWLCSRNDIIANTSVLGAAGLVFLTGSLLPDLIVGLLLTIVFAKSSGKVLSQSWRELQQA from the coding sequence ATGGGAGATGACTGTTGCCAAAAGAAAGCCTGCGAACTAGAAAAGCTAAGAAAACAGCAGAGTAAAGTTCTCTGGATTGTTTTGCTGATCAACTCTGTGATGTTTGTGGTAGAAATGCTAGCTGGTATTAAATCTGCTTCCCTTTCATTAACGGGAGATTCGCTTGATATGTTAGGGGATGCACTAGTTTATGGCAGTAGCTTGTACGTCATTAACAAGGGGAGAAAAGCTCAGGCAAAATCTGCACTGCTCAAAGGGGCGATTATGTTTCTATCTGCCGTGGCTGTGTTTGCTAGAGCTAGCTACCAGCTATTTGCAGGTTCAACGCCAGAAGTCAGAGTTATGAGCGCAGTGGGATTTATTGCCTTGCTTGCTAATCTACTGTGTCTTTTCCTATTAACTAAACATAGAAACGACAACATCAATTTATCTTCGGTATGGCTTTGTTCTCGCAATGACATCATTGCTAACACTTCTGTTCTTGGGGCTGCTGGATTGGTATTTCTAACAGGCTCCTTGTTGCCGGATCTAATTGTGGGGCTTCTACTGACTATAGTGTTTGCTAAATCATCAGGAAAAGTACTTTCTCAGTCTTGGAGAGAGCTACAACAAGCGTGA
- the hemB gene encoding porphobilinogen synthase, with amino-acid sequence MSSENLTIDNTTSTPASLIHRPRRLRRSATLRRMVRETILTVDDLIYPMFVMEGEGQKVEITSMPGCYRYTLDLLLKEIAQVHQLGIGAIALFPVIPEAKKDDTGSESYNSEGLVQRTVKEIKQAVPEILVITDIALDPFTTHGHDGILDENGVILNDPTVEVLVKMALAQAAAGSDMVAPSDMMDGRVGAIRKALDAEGYVDVRILAYSAKYASAYYGPFRDALDSAPRFGDKKTYQMDSANAREAIKEVALDIEEGADIVMVKPALAYLDIIRQVKDYTHLPVAAYNVSGEYAMIKAAAQNGWIDEKRVILETLTSMKRAGADLILTYFAKEVALILQAKNPFSNI; translated from the coding sequence ATGTCGTCAGAAAATCTCACCATTGATAACACAACATCTACTCCTGCTAGCTTGATTCATCGCCCCCGTCGCCTGCGTCGCAGTGCTACCTTGCGTCGCATGGTACGGGAAACAATCTTGACTGTAGACGATCTAATCTACCCCATGTTTGTAATGGAAGGAGAAGGGCAGAAAGTTGAAATTACTTCCATGCCTGGGTGTTATCGATATACTTTAGATCTATTACTCAAAGAAATAGCACAAGTGCATCAATTGGGTATTGGTGCCATTGCTTTGTTCCCAGTTATCCCGGAAGCAAAGAAAGACGATACTGGCAGCGAAAGCTACAACTCAGAGGGATTGGTACAGCGAACAGTGAAGGAAATTAAACAAGCTGTGCCAGAAATATTAGTAATTACCGATATTGCCCTTGACCCTTTTACTACTCACGGTCACGATGGCATATTAGATGAAAATGGCGTTATCCTCAACGATCCAACAGTAGAAGTTTTGGTGAAAATGGCATTAGCACAAGCAGCAGCAGGATCGGATATGGTTGCACCCTCTGACATGATGGATGGCAGAGTCGGAGCAATTCGTAAAGCACTGGATGCAGAAGGATACGTAGATGTAAGGATTTTGGCGTACTCAGCAAAATATGCTTCTGCATATTATGGCCCGTTTCGGGATGCGTTAGATTCTGCTCCCAGGTTCGGGGATAAAAAGACTTATCAAATGGACTCAGCTAATGCTAGAGAAGCTATTAAGGAAGTTGCCTTAGACATTGAAGAAGGTGCAGATATAGTCATGGTTAAACCTGCACTAGCATATTTAGACATCATCCGCCAGGTCAAAGACTATACACATTTACCTGTCGCCGCATATAACGTCAGTGGAGAGTACGCCATGATTAAAGCTGCTGCTCAAAATGGCTGGATAGATGAAAAGCGAGTAATTTTAGAAACGTTAACCAGCATGAAACGGGCAGGTGCTGACTTGATTTTGACTTATTTTGCCAAGGAGGTAGCACTAATTTTGCAGGCGAAAAACCCATTTTCTAATATTTGA
- a CDS encoding biotin/lipoate A/B protein ligase family protein: MHGEQIWRLIPFLEATGNVQMAIDRWLLEQHLSGQHPPSVRFYTWSPPAISLGYHQHKYPEHWQHMVWQGQKLDLVRRPTGGRAVLHQGDLTYAVVISGLSGNRIEAYQKICEFLIQGWRQLGVDLHYGSAGRGYIHNPNCFGTATSADLLTTDGCKLIGSAQLRRGGAILQHGSMQLQPDASLLAEVFGTETFTSVQISQNLSVEKIIATLIAAVSDSFGIDLAVQPLSEREWEAIFMQTSWNVGS; the protein is encoded by the coding sequence ATGCACGGCGAGCAGATTTGGCGACTAATTCCGTTCCTAGAAGCCACTGGCAATGTACAGATGGCTATTGACCGTTGGTTGTTAGAACAGCACCTTTCAGGACAGCATCCTCCAAGCGTGCGGTTTTATACTTGGTCGCCACCTGCTATTTCCCTTGGCTATCACCAACATAAATATCCTGAACATTGGCAGCATATGGTTTGGCAGGGGCAAAAACTAGATTTAGTCAGGCGTCCTACAGGTGGTAGAGCAGTTTTGCATCAAGGTGATTTAACTTATGCTGTAGTAATATCTGGATTAAGTGGTAATCGCATAGAAGCTTATCAAAAGATTTGTGAGTTTTTAATTCAAGGATGGCGTCAGCTTGGCGTAGATTTGCATTACGGTAGCGCTGGGCGAGGTTATATCCACAACCCTAACTGTTTTGGCACTGCTACTAGTGCAGACTTATTAACAACAGATGGTTGTAAACTGATTGGTAGTGCTCAGTTACGACGTGGTGGAGCAATTTTGCAACATGGTTCCATGCAATTGCAACCGGATGCAAGCTTATTGGCTGAGGTATTTGGTACAGAAACTTTTACCTCTGTGCAAATTTCCCAAAACTTGAGTGTTGAAAAGATTATTGCAACTTTGATTGCTGCTGTTAGTGATTCTTTTGGTATTGATTTGGCTGTGCAACCACTCTCTGAGCGAGAGTGGGAGGCGATTTTTATGCAAACAAGTTGGAATGTTGGTTCATAA
- a CDS encoding YbjN domain-containing protein — protein sequence MTTYQPDPETVATESISTSELVDEMLAGTTSINHVEVIENVIDTLEQNDSAMVSHPSEGGYLWKFTYGSVEVFVQLTGTTDEDTITVWSSVLKLPAKDEPKLMRQLLEMNCSSTFESRFGIIENQVVVIAIRTLAELSATEVSRLITVVATIADNNDDALQSEFGMA from the coding sequence ATGACAACTTACCAACCCGATCCAGAGACAGTCGCAACTGAATCTATCTCAACTAGCGAACTCGTCGATGAAATGCTGGCAGGAACCACAAGTATTAACCATGTGGAAGTGATTGAAAACGTCATCGATACTTTAGAGCAAAATGACAGCGCTATGGTTAGCCATCCGTCAGAAGGTGGTTATTTGTGGAAATTTACTTATGGCAGTGTAGAAGTGTTTGTACAACTGACGGGAACAACGGATGAAGATACGATCACAGTTTGGTCTTCGGTGCTAAAGTTACCTGCTAAAGATGAACCTAAGTTAATGCGGCAATTATTAGAGATGAATTGCTCTAGCACCTTTGAATCCCGTTTCGGTATTATAGAAAATCAGGTGGTTGTGATTGCAATACGTACCTTGGCGGAGTTGTCTGCTACTGAAGTTTCTCGCTTAATTACCGTTGTGGCAACTATCGCGGATAATAACGATGATGCTTTACAATCAGAATTTGGCATGGCTTAA
- a CDS encoding nucleotidyltransferase domain-containing protein, protein MECSPDELNAARQSLLDKTVDYFLVKKGVEALFVQGSVASGNTDEFSDIDFRVVIQPELYEQFLSERFSVPKCWGEWIYNEWAAIQWVCISHFHPFNKIDVLYYKLQDIQPSPWFLQPVLIIFDPKKLIHQVIEASQGLEFSLEIDEINRLISKGLAQAEEVYRRAIRGELFYAQSLLENFRLTIMQIDDYCQKNPSFSYASAHFERRGSQILIEVLKRSYALLEKQSILNALSTLLKAYQEQVIKLHETLLLNRMQKQICIGLTS, encoded by the coding sequence ATGGAATGTAGTCCAGACGAGTTAAATGCAGCACGTCAAAGTTTACTTGACAAAACCGTTGATTACTTTTTAGTAAAGAAGGGCGTAGAGGCTTTATTCGTTCAAGGGTCTGTAGCGTCGGGTAATACAGATGAGTTTTCAGATATTGATTTTCGAGTTGTGATTCAACCAGAGTTATACGAGCAATTTTTATCAGAGCGTTTTTCCGTTCCTAAATGCTGGGGAGAATGGATTTATAACGAGTGGGCAGCAATTCAATGGGTGTGTATTTCTCACTTTCATCCATTCAATAAAATTGATGTTCTTTACTATAAGCTGCAAGACATACAGCCTTCGCCTTGGTTCTTGCAACCAGTTTTAATTATTTTTGACCCAAAGAAGTTAATACATCAAGTTATTGAAGCGTCTCAAGGGTTAGAGTTTTCCTTAGAAATTGATGAGATAAATCGACTCATTAGCAAAGGATTAGCGCAAGCTGAGGAAGTATACCGTCGAGCCATACGTGGAGAGCTTTTTTATGCCCAGTCACTGTTAGAGAACTTTCGGTTAACGATAATGCAAATTGACGATTACTGCCAAAAAAATCCCTCTTTCTCATATGCTTCTGCTCATTTTGAACGGCGTGGAAGCCAGATATTAATTGAGGTTTTAAAACGCTCCTATGCCTTATTAGAAAAACAATCTATTCTTAATGCTTTAAGTACTTTGTTGAAAGCATATCAAGAGCAAGTTATCAAGCTTCATGAAACGTTACTACTAAACCGGATGCAAAAACAGATTTGCATTGGATTAACATCTTGA
- the psbA gene encoding photosystem II q(b) protein, with protein sequence MTATLQQRKSANIWEQFCEFITSTENRLYIGWFGVLMIPTLLAATTCFIIAFIAAPPVDIDGIREPVAGSLMYGNNIISGAVVPSSNAIGLHFYPIWEAASLDEWLYNGGPYQLVIFHFLIGVFCYLGREWELSYRLGMRPWIAVAYSAPVAAATAVFLIYPLGQGSFSDGMPLGISGTFNFMLVFQAEHNILMHPFHQLGVAGVFGGSLFSAMHGSLVTSSLVRETTETESQNYGYKFGQEEETYNIVAAHGYFGRLIFQYASFNNSRSLHFFLAAWPVIGIWFTALGISTMAFNLNGFNFNQSVIDSQGHVINTWADIINRANLGMEVMHERNAHNFPLDLAAAESAPVAISAPAING encoded by the coding sequence ATGACAGCAACCCTACAACAGCGCAAAAGCGCCAACATATGGGAGCAGTTCTGTGAATTCATCACCAGCACCGAAAACCGCCTATACATCGGCTGGTTCGGCGTACTGATGATTCCAACCCTCCTCGCAGCAACCACCTGCTTCATCATCGCCTTCATCGCAGCACCACCAGTAGACATCGATGGCATCCGCGAGCCAGTAGCAGGCTCCTTAATGTACGGAAACAACATCATCTCCGGTGCAGTAGTACCTTCCTCCAACGCCATTGGTTTGCACTTCTACCCAATTTGGGAAGCAGCATCCTTAGACGAGTGGTTGTACAATGGTGGTCCTTACCAATTGGTAATCTTCCACTTCTTGATCGGCGTATTCTGCTACCTCGGTCGTGAGTGGGAACTGAGCTACCGCTTAGGAATGCGTCCTTGGATTGCCGTAGCTTACTCTGCACCAGTCGCAGCAGCAACCGCAGTCTTCTTGATCTACCCCTTAGGACAAGGCTCCTTCTCAGACGGAATGCCTTTGGGTATCTCTGGAACCTTCAACTTCATGTTGGTATTCCAAGCCGAGCACAACATCCTCATGCACCCCTTCCACCAACTAGGTGTAGCAGGTGTATTCGGTGGTAGCTTGTTCAGCGCAATGCACGGAAGTTTGGTAACCTCTTCTCTGGTACGTGAAACCACCGAAACCGAATCTCAAAACTACGGTTACAAGTTCGGTCAGGAAGAAGAAACCTACAACATCGTAGCTGCTCACGGTTACTTCGGTCGCTTGATTTTCCAATACGCTTCTTTCAACAACAGCCGCAGCTTGCACTTCTTCTTGGCAGCTTGGCCTGTAATTGGAATCTGGTTCACCGCTCTGGGCATCAGCACCATGGCATTCAACCTGAATGGTTTCAACTTCAACCAGTCTGTGATTGATTCCCAAGGTCATGTCATCAACACCTGGGCTGACATCATCAACCGCGCTAACTTGGGTATGGAAGTCATGCACGAGCGCAATGCTCACAACTTCCCTCTCGATTTGGCTGCTGCTGAATCTGCCCCTGTTGCTATCAGCGCTCCTGCTATCAACGGTTAA
- a CDS encoding Rieske (2Fe-2S) protein gives MSWTKVLSADALSSGTRQVVKVGDRNILLLNHEDQLYAVENACPHLKLSLKKSKITEDGAIVCPWHRSAFDLRTGEVKEWIVWPPVVGKAMGMISQQKVLPVFPVRVEEGSIWVDVE, from the coding sequence ATGAGTTGGACAAAAGTTCTTTCAGCTGACGCACTTTCTTCAGGCACACGACAAGTAGTAAAAGTTGGTGATCGTAATATTTTGCTGTTGAATCACGAAGATCAGCTTTATGCAGTTGAGAATGCCTGTCCTCATCTAAAATTATCTTTAAAGAAAAGTAAAATTACTGAAGATGGGGCGATTGTTTGTCCTTGGCATCGTAGTGCTTTTGATTTGCGTACTGGTGAAGTTAAAGAATGGATTGTTTGGCCGCCTGTTGTGGGTAAGGCAATGGGTATGATTTCGCAACAAAAGGTACTGCCAGTTTTTCCTGTGCGTGTTGAGGAAGGAAGTATCTGGGTGGATGTGGAATAG
- a CDS encoding class I SAM-dependent methyltransferase — MFEKQPQDLRQKVKQLATEALSKSDPSAWFEVLYAEAQGDTTQIPWAKLTVNPYLQNWLLTYNPQSQGRSALVIGCGLGDDAEALAELGFQVTAFDISATAIAWCRQRFPDSPVTYAIADLLDIPSQWHHTFDLVVESRNLQALPLSVRSCAIRAVASLVAVQGTLLLINRFRETEAEPDGPPWPLSNSELAQFEALGLSEVRRTLLMDPEQPDVKHIRLEYQRQIY, encoded by the coding sequence ATGTTTGAAAAACAACCACAAGATTTACGGCAGAAGGTAAAACAGCTAGCTACCGAAGCCCTGAGCAAATCAGATCCGTCGGCATGGTTTGAAGTTTTATATGCTGAAGCACAGGGTGATACAACACAAATTCCTTGGGCGAAGTTAACTGTAAACCCCTATTTACAAAATTGGTTACTGACTTATAATCCTCAAAGCCAAGGACGTTCAGCTTTGGTAATTGGTTGTGGTTTGGGAGATGATGCGGAGGCTTTAGCAGAATTAGGATTTCAGGTAACTGCTTTTGATATTTCCGCCACAGCTATAGCCTGGTGTAGACAACGATTTCCTGATTCACCTGTTACTTATGCGATCGCAGATTTGTTAGATATTCCCTCGCAATGGCATCATACTTTTGATTTAGTTGTTGAATCTAGAAATCTGCAAGCTTTACCTTTGAGTGTGCGTTCCTGTGCCATTCGAGCAGTAGCTTCTTTAGTCGCTGTGCAAGGAACGTTGTTGCTGATTAATCGATTTCGCGAAACTGAAGCAGAACCTGATGGCCCTCCTTGGCCATTATCTAACTCAGAACTTGCTCAGTTTGAAGCATTGGGATTATCGGAAGTTCGTCGTACTCTATTAATGGATCCAGAGCAGCCTGATGTTAAACATATACGACTTGAGTATCAAAGGCAAATCTATTAA
- a CDS encoding amino acid ABC transporter substrate-binding protein codes for MYKKLVITTLSLLFVTSAPSLAQAETVMQKVARTGVLTAGTSKDAIPFAYANEKGQLVGYSIDMLNLIKEQLEKELGRKIQLKLVALTPAQRIPKILNRQVDIVCDASSFTWERDKKVDFSLSYGATGTQLLVKKGSNLGSPESLIGKRVGVLKQTTNELAIRRSQPQAQLVFLKDRAEGYAALQQGKIDALASDSILIEGWLETTKNQDAFQIVPDRPYSSEGIACMLPENNSKFVDAVNYTLYKFMQGFVDGEKRYVAIFDRWFGSNGVVFLNKDLRDLTIETMQLVIESREEIPKSEL; via the coding sequence ATGTATAAAAAATTGGTAATAACAACCCTGAGTTTATTATTCGTAACATCAGCACCAAGTTTAGCTCAGGCAGAAACCGTGATGCAAAAAGTAGCACGGACAGGTGTACTAACAGCAGGCACCAGTAAAGATGCAATCCCCTTTGCTTATGCCAACGAGAAGGGACAGTTGGTTGGCTACTCCATAGATATGCTGAATTTAATTAAAGAGCAGTTAGAAAAAGAACTAGGAAGAAAAATTCAATTGAAATTGGTGGCACTGACACCTGCACAAAGGATTCCCAAAATACTTAACCGACAAGTTGATATTGTCTGTGATGCTAGTAGTTTTACGTGGGAACGCGACAAAAAGGTAGATTTCTCACTTAGCTACGGCGCTACTGGTACCCAGTTATTGGTAAAGAAAGGAAGTAATCTTGGTTCGCCTGAGTCTTTAATTGGTAAGCGTGTTGGTGTATTAAAACAAACTACCAATGAATTAGCAATTAGGCGATCGCAACCTCAAGCTCAACTAGTCTTTCTTAAAGACAGAGCAGAGGGATACGCTGCCTTGCAACAGGGAAAAATAGATGCTTTGGCGTCAGATAGCATTTTGATCGAGGGATGGTTAGAAACAACTAAAAATCAAGATGCGTTCCAAATTGTACCTGATCGCCCTTATTCTAGCGAGGGTATTGCCTGTATGCTTCCTGAGAATAACTCTAAGTTTGTTGATGCAGTCAACTATACCCTGTACAAATTTATGCAAGGATTTGTGGATGGAGAAAAACGATATGTAGCTATATTTGACCGTTGGTTTGGCTCAAATGGTGTCGTGTTTCTAAATAAAGATTTGCGCGATTTAACAATTGAAACCATGCAACTGGTAATCGAATCCCGCGAAGAAATTCCCAAGAGTGAACTTTGA